One stretch of Aigarchaeota archaeon DNA includes these proteins:
- a CDS encoding methyltransferase yields MHRKITTLRVSNLTVKLYVDKRVYRPLVVSRLLADCISLRGGERVLDLGTGSGFLAIVASKLGAGNCVATDVSPDAVALAKVNAELNDVRNIEIRQGNLYEPVEYERFDVIISNPPMTPSPRPLKPETYGGPDGRAVLDAILKGARDHLRPGGRLLIPTISIIGIDVTAKMLAQLGMSYRCVGYTVVPFSKLLKSLEDYISRLPNASIVYDRHMRPCWTAVVFEAKLPF; encoded by the coding sequence ATGCATAGAAAAATAACGACTCTAAGGGTTAGTAACTTAACCGTCAAACTTTACGTGGACAAAAGAGTTTACCGACCACTGGTTGTGTCGAGGTTGCTAGCCGACTGCATCTCCCTAAGAGGCGGCGAGCGTGTTTTAGACCTGGGTACGGGTAGCGGCTTCTTGGCGATAGTAGCATCTAAGCTCGGTGCTGGAAATTGTGTGGCTACGGATGTATCGCCTGACGCGGTAGCATTAGCAAAAGTTAACGCTGAATTAAACGACGTGCGTAATATCGAAATTAGACAAGGAAATCTCTACGAGCCCGTAGAGTATGAACGATTTGACGTGATAATATCAAATCCGCCTATGACACCTTCACCGAGACCTTTAAAACCGGAAACATATGGGGGGCCAGACGGTAGAGCGGTTTTGGATGCCATCCTAAAGGGTGCGAGAGATCATTTGAGACCTGGTGGCAGGCTACTAATTCCGACAATATCAATAATTGGTATAGATGTGACGGCTAAGATGCTCGCCCAACTGGGCATGAGTTATAGGTGCGTAGGCTACACGGTCGTTCCCTTCAGCAAACTTTTGAAAAGTTTGGAGGATTACATAAGCAGGCTACCGAACGCCAGTATAGTGTACGATAGGCATATGAGGCCTTGTTGGACAGCCGTAGTATTTGAGGCTAAGCTACCGTTTTAA
- a CDS encoding ABC transporter permease, whose translation MSSAKLDYNLILQKEKEVRKERLKRAWFRFKKSKLAITGLIILSALLVMAVFAEYITPYPEHSGTYVNFKDRFQPISIEHLLGTDHLGRDIFTRVVFGFRLAFIMIGIVISIVMPVGTVLGLIAGYYKAKWPEHVILRFADMFVSIPPLILALSICAILEPNIVNAMIAVTLMWWPWYTRMVYSMTSSIRDEPYVWAARALGVRDRDIMFKEILPNILGPILTKGTLDAAWVILIGAAISFLGLGAQPPTPDLGTMISEYMVYFPSYWWMITGPATGIAVLVMAFNLFGDGLREVFAGE comes from the coding sequence ATGAGTTCCGCAAAGCTAGACTATAATCTAATATTGCAAAAGGAAAAGGAAGTAAGAAAAGAGAGACTTAAGAGAGCGTGGTTTAGATTTAAAAAGAGCAAACTAGCGATCACAGGTCTTATCATACTGTCTGCATTGTTGGTAATGGCTGTTTTTGCTGAGTACATCACTCCTTATCCTGAACACTCAGGCACATACGTAAATTTCAAAGACAGATTTCAGCCCATAAGCATAGAGCATCTGTTAGGGACGGACCATCTGGGAAGAGATATTTTCACTAGAGTCGTGTTCGGGTTTAGGCTCGCCTTTATTATGATAGGAATAGTTATAAGCATAGTCATGCCGGTGGGTACGGTACTAGGGCTTATAGCTGGATACTATAAAGCGAAATGGCCTGAACATGTAATCTTGAGATTTGCCGACATGTTCGTATCTATCCCACCACTAATACTCGCATTGTCTATCTGCGCTATACTGGAGCCCAATATCGTTAACGCGATGATAGCAGTCACCCTTATGTGGTGGCCTTGGTACACTAGAATGGTTTATTCTATGACGAGTTCTATCCGTGACGAACCATATGTCTGGGCTGCCAGAGCACTCGGGGTAAGGGACAGAGACATAATGTTTAAAGAGATTCTCCCCAATATTCTAGGACCCATTTTGACTAAGGGTACATTGGACGCTGCATGGGTCATCCTTATAGGCGCTGCCATAAGCTTTTTAGGATTGGGCGCACAACCACCAACACCAGACTTAGGGACTATGATCTCAGAATATATGGTGTACTTTCCTAGCTACTGGTGGATGATCACTGGACCTGCTACGGGAATAGCCGTACTCGTCATGGCCTTTAATTTATTCGGCGATGGTCTTCGAGAAGTATTCGCGGGTGAATAG
- a CDS encoding ABC transporter permease has translation MKLYSNVLKNIALKRIVLSLISLLGLSLIIFTLARIMPGDPARMALGPRAPEEIVQKYREMLHLDKPLYVQYYYWLVNLFQGKLGTSLTSFREVSIDIAYFLPATLELMLFVAIIQITGTLILGTISGSKPGSVIDGALRVFAYVGICIPPFVWALILQFIFSYILGWFPATERLSPDIRLPRITGLVTVDALITGNFTAFADALWHLFLPSLALALGAMAQEIRILRSAMVENINKDYVITFLSHGLPTYRYVYFKYALRPSLSSTIPVIGLDVASLIANAFMVEMIFNWPGISKFGITAMLRKDLNGIVGIVLVAGIIYIITNLVIDIILTIVDPRIRRGGQ, from the coding sequence ATGAAGCTCTATTCAAATGTATTAAAGAACATAGCGCTTAAAAGAATAGTTTTGTCGTTAATATCACTGTTAGGACTCTCCCTAATAATATTTACTCTTGCCAGAATAATGCCCGGGGATCCTGCCAGAATGGCTCTTGGTCCTAGGGCTCCCGAAGAAATCGTTCAAAAGTATAGGGAAATGCTTCATCTCGATAAACCACTTTACGTCCAATACTATTATTGGCTGGTAAACCTTTTCCAAGGAAAACTGGGAACCTCGCTTACTTCGTTTAGAGAGGTGTCGATAGACATCGCTTACTTCCTTCCAGCAACGTTAGAGCTCATGTTGTTCGTAGCAATAATTCAAATAACAGGCACACTAATTCTCGGCACAATAAGCGGAAGCAAACCGGGCTCGGTAATAGACGGTGCATTAAGGGTTTTTGCTTACGTCGGAATATGCATACCGCCCTTTGTCTGGGCGCTAATTCTACAGTTTATTTTCAGCTACATCCTGGGCTGGTTTCCGGCTACCGAAAGGTTATCACCGGACATAAGGCTTCCTAGGATCACCGGATTAGTGACTGTCGATGCTTTAATTACTGGAAACTTCACAGCATTTGCAGATGCCTTATGGCACCTATTCCTTCCTTCGTTAGCTTTAGCGCTTGGAGCCATGGCACAAGAGATACGTATTCTAAGATCAGCGATGGTTGAGAACATTAACAAAGATTACGTTATAACATTCTTATCTCACGGTCTTCCAACGTATAGATACGTTTACTTTAAATACGCTTTAAGGCCGTCATTATCTTCAACGATACCGGTTATAGGTTTAGACGTTGCTTCGCTGATCGCCAACGCATTCATGGTTGAAATGATCTTTAACTGGCCGGGTATCTCAAAATTTGGCATAACGGCTATGCTTAGAAAGGACTTAAATGGAATAGTCGGAATCGTGCTCGTTGCAGGAATCATATACATCATCACAAATTTAGTGATTGATATCATACTAACCATAGTAGATCCAAGGATTAGACGCGGTGGTCAATAA
- a CDS encoding aspartate/glutamate racemase family protein: MKIKVIVPVSTDFWNDLIRDAYEKYKDPGTKIDIINIKKGPESVEQIYDDSWSALPTLLELEKAEKEGYDAAIIYCFGDPALLAAKEAVNIPVVGLCEPSIHLASMLGRRFSIIGVGGKAGYGLMIDNVTRYGLSHKMASVRLTDVRVLDIRKEFDKLVEILTEEGRKAIEVDGADTLVLGCGGLLNIADILQERLGVPVIDPGITALKVAELLAKLKLKQSKIAYVSPYPKKRIE; this comes from the coding sequence ATGAAAATAAAAGTTATAGTGCCTGTTTCTACAGATTTTTGGAATGATCTAATAAGGGATGCCTACGAAAAGTATAAAGATCCCGGAACGAAAATCGATATAATAAATATTAAAAAGGGTCCAGAGTCTGTAGAACAGATATACGACGACTCTTGGTCGGCGCTTCCGACACTACTTGAGTTGGAGAAGGCCGAAAAGGAAGGATATGATGCGGCTATTATATACTGCTTCGGTGATCCCGCTCTCCTAGCCGCAAAAGAGGCTGTGAACATTCCCGTCGTCGGGTTATGCGAACCGAGCATACACCTCGCATCTATGTTGGGGAGAAGGTTCTCTATCATAGGAGTAGGAGGTAAGGCGGGATACGGTTTAATGATAGATAATGTTACACGTTATGGACTTTCACATAAGATGGCCTCGGTTAGATTAACGGATGTAAGGGTGCTCGACATTAGGAAAGAGTTTGATAAACTCGTCGAAATTTTGACCGAAGAAGGAAGGAAGGCCATTGAGGTCGATGGAGCAGATACGCTGGTTCTAGGATGTGGAGGTCTGTTGAATATAGCAGATATACTACAGGAACGACTTGGAGTCCCGGTGATAGATCCGGGCATAACTGCCCTAAAGGTTGCTGAGTTGCTGGCAAAGCTTAAGTTAAAACAAAGTAAGATAGCTTACGTAAGCCCGTATCCTAAAAAGAGAATAGAATAA
- a CDS encoding ABC transporter ATP-binding protein yields the protein MSVESRTQTLDNQILLKIRDLKKYFHTPKGLVRAVDGVSFDVNREETLALVGESGSGKTTVANVILGRYTADAGSILYKGYEIGNVPLVKRDLWLRREIQVVFQDPATSLNPKKTVKSIIETAIDIHNPGLNKYEKIERLLELMDYVGLTEDHLFKLPGELGGGEKQLVAIARALATNPTCLILDESTSNLDVSAQSRILKTLLKIQKNKSLTYILITHDLAVVRNISHRTNVMYLGKIMEIASIEELFSNPLHPYTQMLLSSIPTISEEESKILPKDIEPRGEIPSAINPPSGCRFRTRCPFVMKICSEQEPALDEVSQGHYVACHLLNNSKK from the coding sequence ATGAGTGTTGAAAGCAGAACACAAACACTAGATAATCAGATACTTCTAAAAATAAGAGACCTGAAAAAGTATTTCCATACACCGAAGGGATTAGTTCGAGCTGTTGATGGTGTGAGTTTTGACGTTAATAGAGAGGAGACTCTTGCTTTAGTTGGTGAATCGGGATCCGGAAAAACGACCGTTGCAAACGTAATTTTGGGCAGGTATACGGCAGATGCAGGATCTATATTGTATAAAGGTTACGAAATAGGGAACGTACCGTTAGTCAAAAGAGATCTATGGTTAAGGAGAGAGATCCAAGTAGTTTTTCAAGACCCAGCAACTTCACTTAATCCTAAGAAGACGGTCAAAAGCATTATAGAAACAGCGATAGACATACACAACCCTGGTTTGAACAAATACGAAAAAATTGAAAGGTTGTTGGAATTGATGGACTACGTCGGATTGACAGAAGATCATCTATTCAAGCTACCGGGAGAGCTTGGTGGTGGGGAGAAACAGCTCGTAGCCATTGCACGTGCTCTTGCTACAAATCCGACTTGCTTGATACTTGATGAATCGACATCGAATCTTGACGTATCGGCTCAGTCAAGAATATTAAAAACACTTCTAAAAATTCAGAAGAACAAGAGTTTAACGTACATCTTGATCACTCATGATTTAGCGGTAGTTAGGAACATATCTCATAGAACTAACGTTATGTACTTGGGGAAGATTATGGAAATAGCTTCTATCGAAGAACTTTTTAGCAACCCTCTCCACCCATACACACAGATGTTGTTGTCATCCATTCCTACAATATCTGAGGAAGAATCAAAAATATTACCAAAAGATATAGAACCCAGAGGAGAAATTCCGAGCGCAATTAACCCACCGTCTGGATGTAGATTCCGTACCAGATGCCCGTTCGTTATGAAAATTTGTAGCGAACAAGAGCCTGCACTTGATGAAGTTTCACAAGGACATTACGTAGCCTGCCACTTGCTCAATAACTCGAAAAAATAA
- a CDS encoding pyridoxal phosphate-dependent aminotransferase yields the protein MKRISSRIYKITQEGAFAVLAKAKEVEARGKNVIHMEIGEPDFDTPENIKKAAMEALARGATHYTPTPGIPELRKAIAEKVSANLGVNVDWKNVLVTLGCKEAVFASIASVVDEGDEVIYPNPGYPAYESITAYAGGKPVPLRLSEENEFRMTPEEVNELTTAKTKAIIINSPHNPCGSVLRKEDVKGIVEIAEDRNAFVISDEIYYPILFDGLKHYSPLSFTKKDNVILVDGFSKRYAMTGWRLGYAVVPSDLVEPMIKLLNNMTSCPNQFVQYAGIEALRGPQDSVKQMVKAYEERRNAVMEKLKTIEGITYLRPQGAFYAFINVQKILSRVGMNSEQLVTRLIEDYGVAVLHGSSMGANGEGFIRISFANSIENLVEGISRLERAFSDMLKR from the coding sequence GAGCCGGATTTTGATACTCCGGAAAACATAAAGAAGGCGGCTATGGAAGCCCTTGCGAGGGGCGCGACACATTATACGCCGACACCGGGTATACCAGAACTCAGAAAGGCTATCGCAGAGAAAGTCTCCGCTAACCTAGGTGTTAATGTTGATTGGAAGAACGTACTCGTGACGCTTGGTTGTAAAGAAGCAGTATTTGCATCAATCGCGTCGGTAGTGGACGAGGGCGATGAGGTGATATATCCAAATCCAGGTTATCCCGCGTACGAATCTATTACAGCATATGCAGGCGGAAAACCCGTGCCGTTAAGGTTAAGTGAAGAGAATGAATTTAGAATGACACCTGAAGAAGTTAATGAACTAACGACTGCTAAAACAAAGGCGATAATCATCAATTCGCCCCACAACCCCTGCGGCTCCGTCCTAAGAAAAGAGGACGTAAAAGGTATAGTGGAGATCGCGGAAGATAGAAACGCATTCGTGATATCTGACGAAATATACTATCCCATACTATTTGATGGATTGAAGCACTACTCGCCGCTGTCATTTACGAAAAAGGACAACGTGATATTAGTGGATGGTTTTTCAAAAAGGTATGCCATGACCGGTTGGAGACTCGGATATGCAGTGGTTCCTTCCGATCTAGTCGAGCCTATGATCAAGCTATTGAATAACATGACATCATGCCCAAATCAATTCGTCCAGTACGCTGGCATAGAGGCACTCAGAGGACCTCAGGACTCCGTGAAGCAGATGGTGAAAGCGTACGAAGAACGAAGGAATGCTGTAATGGAGAAGTTAAAGACGATAGAAGGCATTACGTATCTGAGACCACAGGGAGCGTTTTACGCGTTCATCAACGTCCAAAAGATCTTATCACGCGTTGGTATGAACTCTGAGCAACTTGTCACAAGGTTAATCGAGGATTATGGTGTAGCCGTCCTTCACGGTTCGTCCATGGGCGCAAATGGTGAGGGCTTTATCAGGATTAGCTTTGCCAATTCTATCGAGAATCTGGTCGAAGGCATATCTAGACTCGAAAGAGCGTTTAGCGATATGTTAAAACGGTAG
- a CDS encoding ABC transporter ATP-binding protein, with translation MVFEKYSRVNRPMHGDGALLTVKNLCVNYKSYWYVYHVLDGVSIDVKLGEKVGLIGESGAGKTTLLKSILRVLPPQGKITSGEILYRGIDLLKCDAHQLLEIRRRKIGMIFQDPLAALNPLFKVKEQMLDILKYTYETSDMKKRELENIALDLLRDTLIPDSERVLNSYPFELSGGMRQRVVIAMALASASELLLADEPTTNIDVTIQAQILKLISDLVKKKGLSMVLVSHALGMVRKMTDKVYVIYGGNIVEEAPTSKLFENPLHPYTRLLIDNAPKILSGMLGWGIKGNPVDYRFPPSGCRFHPRCPFGDQEICKSVKPPLIKEDRDRYVACHLYGG, from the coding sequence ATGGTCTTCGAGAAGTATTCGCGGGTGAATAGACCTATGCATGGAGACGGTGCTCTCCTTACTGTTAAAAACCTTTGCGTTAACTACAAGAGCTACTGGTACGTATATCATGTGTTAGATGGTGTATCTATAGACGTAAAATTAGGAGAAAAAGTTGGATTGATAGGGGAATCAGGAGCCGGAAAAACAACTTTGCTCAAGTCAATACTACGCGTTTTACCACCTCAGGGAAAAATCACCAGTGGCGAAATATTGTATAGAGGCATAGATTTGTTAAAGTGTGACGCACATCAATTACTTGAAATTAGAAGGAGAAAAATCGGTATGATATTCCAAGATCCTCTTGCCGCCCTCAATCCACTCTTTAAGGTGAAGGAGCAGATGTTGGACATACTCAAGTATACTTACGAGACCTCGGATATGAAAAAGCGGGAACTTGAAAATATTGCACTAGACCTCCTTCGTGATACTCTGATACCCGATTCAGAAAGAGTTCTTAACTCTTACCCATTTGAGTTGAGTGGTGGAATGCGACAAAGGGTCGTCATAGCTATGGCACTAGCTTCAGCGAGCGAACTCTTATTAGCGGATGAACCTACAACAAACATCGATGTTACTATACAGGCCCAGATACTGAAACTGATAAGCGATCTCGTTAAAAAGAAAGGACTGAGCATGGTGTTGGTCTCTCATGCATTAGGAATGGTCCGAAAGATGACTGATAAAGTCTATGTGATCTACGGAGGAAATATTGTTGAAGAAGCACCGACTTCCAAGTTATTCGAAAATCCACTACATCCATATACGCGATTGCTTATAGATAATGCGCCCAAAATTTTAAGTGGTATGCTTGGATGGGGGATAAAAGGAAACCCTGTGGATTATAGATTCCCTCCATCTGGATGCAGATTTCATCCAAGATGCCCCTTTGGTGATCAAGAAATATGTAAAAGTGTTAAACCTCCATTAATAAAAGAAGATAGAGATAGATATGTTGCATGTCATCTTTACGGAGGTTAA